A stretch of Leishmania braziliensis MHOM/BR/75/M2904 complete genome, chromosome 11 DNA encodes these proteins:
- a CDS encoding TATE DNA transposons, whose amino-acid sequence MWGGDMREGKTSNIELDVIYKAYLPKKWIVPSDTMVHLDWKRAQQLKAKVHRHGVVYFPIFIMKHWIAGLLEKGTRDSAEIQLSILDSAPSPIVEEKLRKHFKMVWPALRLVNEFSPRQERYSDDCGLYMSAVFFGVHLDIQIDHSHDMAKCMRRLLYAASKHHPPREYFLEKMRKILTNHPVSRKDFFYNEIEHKPWLKKTTVVREDTFHLGGGERRATKSTNPKRDSRRANQPKARSPKPPPRQKKKEETVRTKMDRAERPKRTPQTPVPASKAPSRKRPERSAMDAPLPRRKAARKSDRRTPASSSGRSATGRNGNKTRSLNSSEFPSDDEDLPVIDLPWRKKNSVTRTPEHAPNDATVSSEGIIPTNVSPHVQHGKCISEWTEITLAEANKHARKVYEAVLDHLWAATALARVGDGVAHGLTDTAVGQQRVRHKLTPLQPYSVQEMLKLLRKKIHMVDASPTDPNGVILREENRSEEVTLNPAIDELYLVRGPSLPTLYDVIKGYRFLLGACLREAPADVNGVRYPSHYVLTKDASEATVGVYVPATWTHYQSSKRQRAPRHASRYIPLPRSAASEAHQDPSDGQRPRLVKRKRWPGDGAGRDPLQEDEEDGATYRTPGNQKGDGYADVDANISAEAMRALESLRSNPLNMQGRPLSKNEGRGLPEKLVPLRRETATHLTARMESCAARHPRTPLAMVNANQVDELGTDAHALSGGMHRLDSVDRKGPEMEVGNNREGLCRGGGCAARPAALLDAGAGYSPPGRSRVAKRFWHGAALHEGVGAGCASLCFATPSRSDHRKTPTRSPSCRAVPRHDVGIRSASVRHFHAPSKGRDAVPGSIDGYIREGHADDPQGKGCQNTWPIPDPIDANEGPRSDAAGDAGREKTIRGAFLTTRGGAAGTDRPGGAKRDARCTAALDPERRAPLHGGSGCPAEGPDDDLRAREAGHAAALSWVWPAAYGGGRDRKGQRRKSAIPDPLEAAASVFRFRSQESSCANLGIAPQEVSAMVDQMSGFIQVLTERPALVKQWPLHLKRNTPLDMDTVLAMPTKRASTKRFLQRIQCFLDPSFYDGLRTSRTIKKCALTAAEIQQAIEMGKFEPCPISDIGAQVQLPEGMHGVNVFTVPELKGRRRLITEPLLNRVIPKHHVPRVHYDTRLGRRQRLRYARYMLQIDFEAYYDAIPIAATLRNKFVFRARHDGRYYRLRTLPTGARWSVAVGQAVTWTIVDIDTPVTITTLIDNILVAAREGQEREFVLAVRTVVARIKAANLMTSPNRDELEAMSDEEILQLASANTVFLGEDTHGMAVSV is encoded by the exons ATGTGGGGCGGTGACATGCGCGAGGGGAAAACATCGAACATCGAACTCGATGTGATCTACAAAGCGTACCTCCCTAAGAAATGGATCGTTCCGTCGGACACGATGGTGCACCTTGATTGGAAACGCGCGCAACAACTCAAGGCAAaggtgcaccgtcacggcgtgGTTTATTTCCCAATCTTCATTATGAAGCACTGGATCGCAGGGCTtttggagaaagggacgcgGGACTCAGCAGAAATACAGCTGAGCATCCTGgactccgcaccttctcccatagTGGAAGAAAAACTGCGTAAGCACTTCAAAATGGTCTGGCCAGCTTTGCGTTTGGTGAATGAATTTTCACCACGTCAGGAACGCTAtagcgacgactgcggttTGTACATGTCTGCCGTATTTTTCGGCGTTCATCTGGACATACAAATCGACCATAGCCACGACATGGCaaagtgcatgcggcgcctgctttacgcggcgtcgaaacaccacccgccacgcgAATATTTCCTCgagaaaatgaggaaaattCTGACGAACCACCCGGTGTCACGGAAAGATTTCTTCTACAACGAAATCGAGCACAAGCCGTGGTTGAAGAAAACCACGGTGGTCCGTGAAGACACTTTCCActtgggtggtggcgaaagGCGCGCAACGAAATCCACGAACCCGAAACGGGATTCCAGGCGCGCAAACCAGCCGAAAGCACGTTCTCCaaagccacctcctcggcaaaagaaaaaggaggaaacggtgCGCACAAAGATGGACCGGGCTGAGCGCCCAAAGCGcacgccacagacgcctgtACCCGCGTCAAAAGCACCTTCTCGTAAACGTCCGGAGAGATCCGCAATGGATGCCCCACTCCCACGGCGAAAGGCCGCGAGGAAAAGTGACAGGAGAACACCAGCGAGTTCCTCAGGTAGATCCGCAACAGGTAGGAATGGAAACAAAACACGCTCTCTAAACTCGAGCGAATTTCCATCCGATGATGAGGATCTGCCGGTGATCGACCTCccgtggaggaagaaaaactccGTCACACGTACACCTGAGCATGCGCCAAACGACGCCACGGTGAGCTCAGAAGGCATTATCCCGACGAACGTGTCACCACACGTTCAGCATGGGAAATGCATTTCTGAGTGGACAGAAATCAccctcgcggaggcgaacaAACATGCCAGAAAGGTGTACGAAGCAGTCCTGGATCACCTgtgggctgcgacggctctggcgcgagtcggcgatggtgtggcacacggtctgaccgacacagcggtgggacagcaacgcgtgaggcacaagctgacaccactgcagccttaCAGCGTCcaagagatgctgaagcttctCCGAAAGAAGATCCACATGGTCGATGCCTCGCCGACCGACCCGAATGGGGTGATTCTTCGAGAAGAAAAccgaagcgaggaggtgaccctCAACCCCGCAATTGACGAACTGTACCTTGTCCGTGGACCGTCGTTACCGACATTATACGACGTGATTAAAGGATACAGGTTTCTGCTAGGAGCATGTCTCCgggaggcgccggcagatGTGAATGGCGTGCGCTATCCGAGTCATTACGTTCTCACAAAGGACGCCTCGGAGGCAACGGTGGGAGTCTACGTTccagcgacgtggacgcaCTACCAATCGTCGAAGAGACAGCGTGCCCCACGTCACGCGTCACGATacattcctcttccgcgaagtgcggcatcagaggcacaccaggaTCCGTCCGATGGCCAACGGCCGCGCctggtgaagagaaaaagatggccaggcgacggcgccggaagGGACCCACtccaagaggacgaggaggacggcgcgaCGTACAGGACTCCAGGAAACCAGAAAGGTGATGGATatgcggacgtcgacgcgaacATCTCGGCCGAGGCAATGCGCGCTCTCGAAAGCCTCCGCTCCAATCCTTTAaacatgcagggcaggcctctttcaaaaaacgaa ggcagaggtctgcccgagaaactggttcctcttcgccgcgaaacCGCCACACATCTCACAGCTCGCATGGAGTCTTGTGCGGCCCGACACccgcgcacaccacttgcgatggttaacgcgaatcaagtcgatgaactcggaacagatgctcatgcgctttccggcggcatgcatcgacttgattctgTCGACCGCAAGGGCCCGGAAATGGAAGTGGGCAACAACCGcgaaggcctttgccgcggtggcgggtgcgctgcgcgacctgccgctctactcgaCGCAGGCGCGGGGTATTCGCCTCCAGGACGATcccgagtggcgaagcgcttttggcacggtgcagcgctacatgaaggagtcggtgccggatgcgcctccctttGTTTCGCGACGCCAAGTCGAAGCGATCATCGGAAGACTCCGACTCGGTCACCCTcgtgccgcgctgttcctcgccatgatgtggggattcgcagcgcgagcgtgcgACATTTCCACGCTCCGAGCAAAGGACGTGACGCTGTTCCCGGGAGCATCGACGGATACATACGTGaaggtcacgctgacgatccgcaagggaaagggtgccaaaACACGTGGCCCATACCCGATCCCATCGATGCTAACGAGGGacctcgcagcgacgctgcaggagatgctggtcgAGAAAAGACCATCCGAGGAGCTTTTCtcaccacacgtggaggagctgcgggcactgatcgcccaggaggtgcgaagagagatgcgaggtgcacagctgccctcgatccggaaaggcgcgctccgttgcatggcggaagcgggtgtcccGCTGAAGGACCTGATGATGATCTccgggcacgcgaagcaggccacgctgctgcgctatcttgggtatggccagcagcctacggtggaggccgagaccgcaagggacaacgccggaagagcgctattccagaccctctagaggctgcggcttccgtgttccgtttccgatcgcaagagtcatcgtgcgcgaatctcggaatcgcaccacaggaggtgtcggccatggtggaccagatgtccggtttcatccaagtgctgacggagcgaccggcactcgtgaagcagtggccgttgcacctgaaacggaacacaccactggacatggataccgtgctcgcgatgccgacaaaacgcgcctcaacgaagcggtttctccagcgaatccagtgctttctggatccctccttctacgatGGGTTGAGGACCTCACGGACCATCAAAAAGTGTGCGCTCACAGCGGCGGAAATCCAACAGGCGAtcgagatgggcaagttcGAACCGTGCCcgatcagcgacatcggcgcccaggtgcaattgccagagggcatgcacggggtgaacgtcttcacggtgccggagctgaaaggacgacgacgcctcatcacggagcccctgctgaaccgcgtgattcccaaacatcacgtcccgcgcgtccactacgacacgcgcctcggaagacgacagcggctgcgatacgcccggtacatgctacagatcgacttcgaagcttattacgacgctatcccgatcgcggcgacactccgtaacaagttcgtttttcgagccaggcatgacgggcgatactaccgccttcgtactctcccgaccggtgcgcggtggagcgttgccgtcggccaggcggtgacgtggacgattgtcgacatcgacacgcccgtcaccatcaccacgctcatcgacaacattctcgtggccgcacgcgaaggtcaggagcgtgagtttgtgctcgcggtgcgcacggtcgtcgcacgcatcaaggcggcgaacctgatgacgtcacccaaccgggacgagctggaggcgatgtcggacgaggaaatcctgcagctggcgagtgccaacacCGTTTTTCTCGGTGAAGATACACATGGAATGGCCGTGAGCGTCTGA